The Vidua chalybeata isolate OUT-0048 chromosome 17, bVidCha1 merged haplotype, whole genome shotgun sequence genome contains the following window.
CCAGTtcatggcatcctcaaagccAAACTCCCCATGGAGAGGGCTTGTGCTTTGGCTGATGACTACAGCCACagagagcactgggagggagAACCTGAACAGGGCATAGGGCATCCCCATAGATTCTGATCCCTTACTTCCAGCATGGATGACAGCTTGGACACCCCTGAAGGGACAAGCAGTCTGTGCACATAGTGAAGGACAAACACAAGTGCCTGAATGTCTGCCTCGACCTCAGCCAATGCTGCCCTGGTCTGCACCGTGCTCCTAGCCCTGTTCCTCTCACTCTGGCCCTACACCAGCCAGATGCCACGTCACTCACAGACCAGCCCAGCTGCCCAGTCCCCAAAGCCACCAAGAAAACTGGCAGCAGAGGATGTGTTCACTGGGTCTGGTGGAAGGACATGGTCTGTACTCAGACAATACCTTGTCCAGGGGTAGCACGGCTCGGTTTTAGAAGAGACATTGGAGAAGGTGCCTTCTGCACAGGGTTCACAGGGGGATGACATCCGGTCTATGGCCTTGGCTGAAGAGGAGCAGATATGGCAGGAAGGTCAGTAGGGCTATGGGGGGTGAGGGCCTGAGGGGACAAGGGGCTGCAGAGTCCAGCTGTGCAGCATGCCCTGTGGCAATGGCACAGctctcccaaatccctgccaggGGGCACCATGCTGGGGGAACCCCCATTCCCTGAGGTCAAGCGCTGACAGGGCATCAGTCCTGTTGAGTGGGAATAGCTTGTCAGATTTACCTGCCACGAAGCCAGAGCCAAGCTGGCAAGGCTGGTTCTCCACACAGGTCTGGCAGCTGATGTCAGAGCAGTGCGTGCCAGCCCGGCACTGGCACACCGTGTTGTGTGTCGCATTTCCGTGCATCTTCACAATGAGGCCAGCATCTGGGCAGAGGGAGCATGGACGAGGTGAGACACCAAGCAGGGGAGCCAGTCCCCCCAGGATGGGGTCAGTGGTCACAGGGAGCACTTACTGCCTTCACAGATATCATGAGGAGCACAGTGCTTCTCCTTGGTCCAGCTTGGCTGATAGTGCCCACTCTCACAGGGGGCACAGACAGAGTCTTCTGTTTTATTGCACTCAGAGACCAGCTTTTCCCCTGCAATAGAGGCTGGTGAGGAAGGGGCAAGGGGGCTTTCCCTCTCTCCAGACAGCACCTCTACCAGCAGGACAGGGGAAGGCTGGCAGCTGTGGATGCCGGGACTGCTGCACTATTCTGCATGGAAGGCAGGGCTGAAGGAGTCAGCCTGATGACCACAAACACTGCAGGGGccaggtggggagggagggctgTGGGGCCACGCCAGCATCCAGGGACTGGGAGATGACctgacagtgacagcaggagctggcaaaCACCATCACAATTTGCTAGTGCCAGTGCCAACACTCTCCCCACAAAGCTGCCTTTGCCATGGGGTCCTGTAGCTGCAAGAGCACAAACAGTCCCAAGAGAGCTGTGGCACATTTGGTGAGGTGTAAGGGGTCTCTTAGAGCACCCACAAGGCCCCAGTTGCTCTATACTGAGATGACACAGGGCTGTCAGCATTGCTGGCAGTGAGGTGAAGGGGCTCCATCACACCAAGTGAagctttccctgctgtgcccaggcagcaggtcctggcacagcccagttGTGAGGTCCCTAGGAAAGGGTTTCCATACCTGGCCGACACCGGTTGCAGCATCTGCCCTTGTATATATACTGCTTATCAAAGCATGTAAAGGCACCACCAGGTTCCCAGCACTGGAAGAAACAATGGATATGTGAATTCATATCCAACTCTCCCACATCACCGCGCTTCCACAGACTCGTGTGCTAACCTGCACCCTGAGACGAGGGCTTCCTCGCACCGCTCTTCCCACACCTCCACTAACCACAGACCACATCAGCCACCCACGCTGCCTGATGCCATCAGTGCTGTCTTTGAAGTGGGGTGGCAGTGATTCCGGCAGAGTTGCTCCATATTTCCCCAGATTTCCTACGATAAGGTGATTGCACATCACCCTGTGCCCCTGCCGACAGTACTGCAGTCCCTCACAGAGGGAGCAGCGATCACCAAGCTTTCACGCccagagcactgccagccccttcccaaGGCTGACACACCGTCCCTGAGGGACAGGAAAACCCCAGTCAAACACATCACCCATGCAAACTTTGCCAGAGCCTGCCCTTGCTCCTCCTGGCAGGGGACTACctgcacagggaagggaaaaaggaggcAGGGAATGAGCTCTCGGGCAAGACAGGGTACAAGAGAGCACCCGTTCCTCTCACAGAGCCAGCCCCTCGCTGCCCATCCCCAGTAGTCCGGCAGATCCCGGCAGATTGGCCTGGCCATCCTGGGGAGCGGGACGGGGCTCCGGCAGAGAGCGAGGGAGCGAGGGCCGGGCCGAG
Protein-coding sequences here:
- the CD40 gene encoding tumor necrosis factor receptor superfamily member 5 isoform X3, with the translated sequence MNRLGLLGLLCAALLGCWEPGGAFTCFDKQYIYKGRCCNRCRPGEKLVSECNKTEDSVCAPCESGHYQPSWTKEKHCAPHDICEGNAGLIVKMHGNATHNTVCQCRAGTHCSDISCQTCVENQPCQLGSGFVAAKAIDRMSSPCEPCAEGTFSNVSSKTEPCYPWTSCEEKGLVVKVKGTNSSDVICESSRRSSLSVLIPIAAAVVTCLVGVCIYCLVHTDFRRRVPKEIEAGEPGENPDTQQPMEQDENVLPVQETLLRGQPVAQEDGKESRMSEQEML
- the CD40 gene encoding tumor necrosis factor receptor superfamily member 5 isoform X2, which gives rise to MCNHLIVGNLGKYGATLPESLPPHFKDSTDGIRQRGWLMWSVVSGGVGRAVRGSPRLRVQCWEPGGAFTCFDKQYIYKGRCCNRCRPGEKLVSECNKTEDSVCAPCESGHYQPSWTKEKHCAPHDICEGNAGLIVKMHGNATHNTVCQCRAGTHCSDISCQTCVENQPCQLGSGFVAAKAIDRMSSPCEPCAEGTFSNVSSKTEPCYPWTSCEEKGLVVKVKGTNSSDVICESSRRSSLSVLIPIAAAVVTCLVGVCIYCLVHTDFRRRVPKEETLLRGQPVAQEDGKESRMSEQEML
- the CD40 gene encoding tumor necrosis factor receptor superfamily member 5 isoform X1; amino-acid sequence: MCNHLIVGNLGKYGATLPESLPPHFKDSTDGIRQRGWLMWSVVSGGVGRAVRGSPRLRVQCWEPGGAFTCFDKQYIYKGRCCNRCRPGEKLVSECNKTEDSVCAPCESGHYQPSWTKEKHCAPHDICEGNAGLIVKMHGNATHNTVCQCRAGTHCSDISCQTCVENQPCQLGSGFVAAKAIDRMSSPCEPCAEGTFSNVSSKTEPCYPWTSCEEKGLVVKVKGTNSSDVICESSRRSSLSVLIPIAAAVVTCLVGVCIYCLVHTDFRRRVPKEIEAGEPGENPDTQQPMEQDENVLPVQETLLRGQPVAQEDGKESRMSEQEML